The sequence below is a genomic window from Desulfobacterales bacterium.
TTTTGGGTTAAAATAATGGCGCTCGTCAAGATAGATGGGAGGGACCCAATTCGTATGGTCTGCATGTATTCTTTCCGGCAGATAAATGAATTTTTTCAGATCCGTCCGGTTAGTTACTTCCTTGATTTGGATGTTCATTTGTTCAGGCGTAACAAGTTGATAGGGTTTAAGAAAAACGGGAATCAGGCCTGGAGATGCAAGTCGGAGAAAATAAATCGAGGCTGAAGGTCATTTTATTTGTCTATTATTTCGAGCACCTTCCCTTTCCAGGTTACCTTGTAACATGTATCTCGCCAACAGATTCTCCAGGTGAACAGGGTTTGCAGATGGCTCAGCCCGGCCATGATGAACATTGCAAAAACTGAGATAATCCAGGAATACCATGGCCCGGGGGCAGGGTGAAACCGTCTGATAACCCCGGCTTGACCTGTAAGTGCCAGGAGAAAGACAAGGGCCGGCAGGGCCTGAGCAACGGATACCATGCCCAGGATCGCTCCCATCAGTTGAATACAGGAAAAAACAATAAGCCCTGCCAGAAGGTAACAGACACCTCCCGCTGCCAGCCAGCTCCCGGGCAGACAGACTTTCAGGTAAAACCATTGCCGGATAAGCCAACGGTTCCAGCCGGTTATACTTTCCGAGGCCAGCGGCGTGGACAGCAGGGCCTTTGGAGTTGAAATCACTGGAATGCCCGCCTTGACAAGGCGGGCTGCCAGCGACACGTCATCAACGATGTTCTCGGCCCATAACTGCTCCACCTCCAGACTTTCAAAGAGAGATCGCCGGATGGCGGTGGCGCCGCCCCAAGGTTGGTTCATGCCGGGAACCCCCTTGGTCAGGAAAAG
It includes:
- a CDS encoding glycosyltransferase, which produces MALVILGLAGLIRLGGRALRRTPSTEPFILNGEWPAATIIVPATGADPGLADNLRSLLIQEYPDYQVIITTRDSKDPAVPIILETIQDHPRATHIRSGRATRCGQKNQNLIAGVREAGDFPDILVFCDSTRLAPANFLQELLSPIAQKKARVTSGYHHIIPGKAGISTLGHAASVLFLFLTKGVPGMNQPWGGATAIRRSLFESLEVEQLWAENIVDDVSLAARLVKAGIPVISTPKALLSTPLASESITGWNRWLIRQWFYLKVCLPGSWLAAGGVCYLLAGLIVFSCIQLMGAILGMVSVAQALPALVFLLALTGQAGVIRRFHPAPGPWYSWIISVFAMFIMAGLSHLQTLFTWRICWRDTCYKVTWKGKVLEIIDK